A window from Myxococcus fulvus encodes these proteins:
- a CDS encoding sigma factor-like helix-turn-helix DNA-binding protein: MYTPPGMEPPRPDEDLFHRASSAWPGVVLERDVFLAHLRARHGEAPSSTACHVEDLYLACACARGLPAALVLFERRLLPAARQALARRRMAPDVVDEAMQRLRERLLLPREGAPPRLAEYDGRGPLEAWVRTVALRLALTELRERAAHPVALGDALLPVQEASFAALKHRHHPDVEAAIAAALASMEPRERAFLRLHLVEDVGVEDIGRLHGVSRATMTRWLKAARDTLTERTHEELRRRLQVHDPEELDSLARTLLSGLELSVRNLLR; this comes from the coding sequence TTGTACACTCCCCCAGGCATGGAGCCGCCGCGCCCCGACGAGGACCTGTTCCACCGAGCCAGCTCCGCCTGGCCCGGCGTGGTGCTCGAACGGGACGTCTTCCTCGCCCACCTGCGCGCGCGCCACGGCGAAGCCCCCTCCTCCACGGCGTGTCACGTCGAGGACCTCTACCTCGCCTGCGCCTGCGCGCGCGGCCTTCCCGCGGCGCTCGTCCTCTTCGAGCGCCGCCTGCTCCCCGCCGCCCGGCAAGCGCTGGCGCGACGGCGCATGGCCCCCGACGTCGTCGACGAGGCGATGCAGCGGCTGCGTGAGCGCCTGCTCCTCCCGCGCGAAGGCGCCCCACCCCGCCTCGCCGAATACGACGGCCGCGGGCCCCTCGAGGCCTGGGTCCGCACCGTGGCCCTGAGGCTGGCGCTCACCGAGCTGCGGGAGCGCGCGGCCCACCCGGTCGCGCTGGGGGATGCGCTCCTGCCCGTGCAGGAGGCCTCCTTCGCCGCGCTGAAGCACCGACACCACCCGGACGTCGAGGCCGCCATCGCCGCGGCGCTCGCCTCGATGGAGCCTCGCGAGCGCGCCTTCCTGCGACTGCACCTCGTGGAGGACGTGGGCGTGGAGGACATCGGCCGGCTGCATGGCGTCAGCCGCGCCACCATGACCCGCTGGCTCAAGGCCGCCCGGGACACCCTCACCGAGCGCACGCACGAGGAGCTGCGACGACGACTCCAGGTCCACGACCCGGAGGAGCTGGACAGCCTGGCCCGCACGCTGCTGAGCGGGCTCGAGTTGAGCGTGCGGAACCTTCTGCGCTGA
- a CDS encoding choice-of-anchor D domain-containing protein, with protein MRRLFWVAWVAVALVVGTGCERPSSQRAKSAFVVRPETIDFGPAALGRTKSFKLKVTNGGRASYRVEGASSTIPNVTVPPFEPFTLGAGAEREIEVHFKPEVEGTVQGALELITDADAQGQVPVSGRGVKAFVEVPLTELDFGNVAMGFVEMRQVTVKNPSDVETPLAVSVQGADLDQFTAEHGEAPTLAPGEERVLSVAFAPRRLGAAAAELHIAVCEGCEPAVVPLKGMGVASKLEVTPLRLDFGRVALGASAEQSITVRNQGTESLRWSGVELQLNPGGVYRVVSEPVLSGGLLAAGASVEVRVAFTPVVLGRAGEGRVEVGVREQGSSAPGPKVSLTGEGGTSCVAVKPRDLDFGVVAEGMTATRPVEVINRCRDSVLVNNLNLTTAQGGYFTLAQAPASVTVPAGQSAFVGITFSPRVGAAGRSEGQLAVSVRAGSTTSTEGVTLKGEGRAFKPCQYSLPQQLKFGKVPVGAEVGLGVTLRNTGTEACYLASMQLVAGSDPSFLAQSVPNHVLEPGQKATLVVRFKPEEEGPFEGLAEAWVNHPTLGHPLVSLVGEGVKGCFALQPTTVDFGVTKLSCGPRTRELVAINECIGPVKVAGMTLEQAGEEFSVQSASAFPSSIAAGGRVKLTARYTPTDDGDDAAAVRFRLEDGSEYTAGLLGRGVTKAEQTDRFFQESKAKVDVLFVVDNSGSMMEEQQSLGQNFAAFLSAASAAAVDYRIGVTTTGLDESPGGWSECPGGAQGGENGRLFPVDGSRPRIITPDTPNAAAVFADNTRVGVCHWNEQGLDAAHRALSDPLLYNLDDTRTPLPNDGNGGFLREDAKLAIIFLSDEEDFSSQPVSFYETYFLALKGNDKAKLSINAIVGPMDLATCPTSSSAGSRYIQLANTTGGVVESICTPNWAASLEKLSNSAFGPNRKFPLSEEPADTTRIVVHVDGVQVLSGWEYDARTNSIIFDRDSAPAPGSLVEVTYPLGCN; from the coding sequence ATGAGACGTCTGTTTTGGGTGGCGTGGGTGGCGGTGGCGTTGGTGGTGGGGACGGGGTGTGAGCGCCCGTCGTCCCAGCGGGCGAAGAGCGCCTTCGTGGTGCGCCCCGAGACCATCGACTTCGGCCCCGCCGCGCTGGGCCGCACCAAGAGCTTCAAGCTGAAGGTGACCAACGGCGGCCGCGCGTCCTACCGCGTGGAGGGCGCCAGCTCCACCATCCCCAACGTCACGGTGCCGCCGTTCGAGCCCTTCACGCTGGGGGCGGGCGCCGAGCGCGAAATCGAGGTGCACTTCAAGCCCGAGGTCGAGGGCACGGTGCAGGGCGCGCTGGAGCTCATCACGGACGCGGACGCCCAGGGGCAGGTGCCGGTGTCCGGCCGGGGCGTGAAGGCCTTCGTGGAGGTGCCGCTGACGGAGCTGGACTTCGGCAACGTGGCCATGGGCTTCGTGGAGATGCGCCAGGTGACGGTGAAGAACCCCTCCGACGTGGAGACGCCGCTGGCGGTGTCGGTGCAGGGTGCGGACCTGGACCAGTTCACCGCCGAGCACGGCGAGGCGCCCACGCTGGCGCCCGGCGAGGAGCGGGTGTTGTCGGTGGCCTTCGCGCCCCGGCGCCTGGGCGCGGCCGCGGCGGAGCTGCACATCGCCGTGTGCGAGGGCTGTGAGCCGGCGGTGGTGCCACTCAAGGGCATGGGCGTGGCGTCCAAGCTGGAGGTGACGCCGCTGCGGCTGGACTTCGGGCGCGTGGCGCTGGGGGCCAGCGCGGAGCAGTCCATCACCGTGCGCAACCAGGGCACCGAGTCCTTGCGCTGGTCCGGCGTGGAGCTGCAGCTCAACCCGGGCGGCGTGTACCGCGTGGTGAGCGAGCCCGTCCTCAGCGGCGGCCTGCTGGCCGCGGGCGCGAGCGTGGAGGTCCGCGTGGCCTTCACCCCCGTGGTGCTGGGGCGCGCGGGCGAGGGGCGCGTCGAGGTGGGCGTGCGCGAGCAGGGCTCCTCCGCGCCGGGCCCGAAGGTGTCGCTCACGGGCGAGGGCGGCACGTCGTGCGTGGCGGTGAAGCCGCGTGACCTGGACTTCGGCGTGGTGGCCGAGGGCATGACGGCGACGCGGCCGGTGGAGGTCATCAACCGCTGCCGCGACAGCGTGCTCGTCAACAACCTGAACCTGACGACGGCGCAGGGCGGCTACTTCACCCTGGCGCAGGCGCCGGCCAGCGTGACGGTGCCCGCGGGCCAGTCCGCCTTCGTGGGCATCACCTTCAGCCCGCGCGTGGGCGCGGCGGGCCGGAGCGAGGGGCAGCTCGCGGTGAGCGTGCGCGCGGGGAGCACCACGTCCACGGAGGGCGTGACGTTGAAGGGCGAGGGCCGCGCCTTCAAGCCGTGCCAGTACTCGCTGCCGCAGCAGCTGAAGTTCGGGAAGGTGCCGGTGGGCGCGGAGGTGGGGCTGGGGGTGACGTTGCGCAACACCGGCACGGAGGCGTGCTACCTGGCGTCCATGCAGCTGGTGGCGGGCTCCGACCCGTCCTTCCTCGCGCAGTCGGTGCCCAACCACGTGCTCGAGCCGGGCCAGAAGGCCACGCTGGTGGTGCGCTTCAAGCCGGAGGAGGAGGGGCCCTTCGAGGGGCTCGCGGAGGCATGGGTGAACCACCCGACGCTGGGCCACCCGCTGGTGTCGCTCGTGGGCGAGGGCGTGAAGGGCTGCTTCGCGCTGCAGCCGACGACGGTGGACTTCGGCGTCACCAAGCTGTCGTGTGGTCCTCGCACGCGGGAGTTGGTCGCCATCAACGAGTGCATCGGCCCGGTGAAGGTGGCCGGCATGACGCTGGAGCAGGCGGGCGAGGAGTTCTCGGTGCAGTCGGCGAGCGCCTTCCCGTCCTCGATTGCCGCGGGCGGCCGGGTGAAGCTGACGGCGCGCTACACGCCGACGGACGACGGCGACGACGCGGCGGCGGTGCGCTTCCGGCTGGAGGATGGGAGCGAGTACACGGCGGGCCTGTTGGGCCGGGGCGTGACGAAGGCGGAGCAGACGGACCGCTTCTTCCAGGAGTCGAAGGCGAAGGTGGACGTGCTCTTCGTGGTGGATAACTCGGGCTCGATGATGGAGGAGCAGCAGAGTCTGGGGCAGAACTTCGCGGCCTTCCTGAGCGCGGCGAGCGCGGCGGCGGTGGACTACCGCATCGGCGTCACCACGACGGGCCTGGATGAGTCCCCGGGCGGCTGGTCCGAGTGCCCGGGCGGCGCGCAGGGCGGGGAGAACGGGCGCCTGTTCCCGGTGGACGGCTCGCGCCCCCGCATCATCACGCCGGACACGCCCAACGCGGCCGCGGTGTTCGCGGACAACACCCGCGTGGGCGTGTGTCATTGGAACGAGCAGGGCCTGGACGCGGCGCACCGCGCCCTGTCGGACCCGCTGCTCTACAACCTGGATGACACCCGCACGCCGCTGCCCAACGACGGCAACGGCGGGTTCCTGCGCGAGGACGCGAAGCTGGCCATCATCTTCCTGTCGGACGAGGAGGACTTCAGCTCGCAGCCGGTGTCCTTCTACGAGACGTACTTCCTGGCGCTGAAGGGCAACGACAAGGCGAAGCTCAGCATCAACGCGATTGTCGGCCCCATGGACCTGGCCACCTGCCCCACGTCGAGCAGCGCCGGCAGCCGCTACATCCAGCTGGCGAACACGACGGGCGGCGTGGTGGAGAGCATCTGCACGCCCAACTGGGCCGCGTCCCTGGAGAAGCTCTCCAACAGCGCCTTCGGCCCCAACCGCAAGTTCCCCCTGTCCGAGGAGCCCGCGGACACCACGCGCATCGTCGTCCACGTGGACGGCGTGCAGGTGCTGTCGGGCTGGGAGTACGACGCGCGCACCAACAGCATCATCTTCGACCGGGACTCCGCTCCCGCGCCGGGCTCGCTGGTGGAGGTGACGTACCCGCTGGGCTGCAACTAG
- a CDS encoding serine/threonine-protein kinase translates to MNCPDENTLVAYCERALDPAQTRAVEAHVEGCSACLVLVGEAARGGARATTQRQSAEPRVGTGEPLVPEPTPSRGAQLGRYVVLDRVGAGGMGMVLSAYDPHLDRRVALKLVRPLQGAGALELEQRLLREAQAVARLSHPHVITVFDVGTVDGKLFMAMEFVEGVTLRQWLKAAPRSWRQVLDLFQQAGQGLAAAHAAQLVHRDFKPDNVLVDSRGRARVTDFGLARLLLDAPASTPTPSPGEGAREQDTVLTRTGSLVGTPAYMPPEQWNGEPLDARGDQFSFCVALYEALFRVRPFARGHPPDFQRLQAPAQDTDCPAWVRRVVLRGLSVAPSERHPSMDALLEALRKDPTRRRTRSWALLGALAVLTPLALWPLLRREPAPCGGAAARMAPTWSEARESKVRAALLATGTPLASTTADGVARNLHDYRLGWERAYTETCEATRVRHEQPDTVLALRMACLETRRQSLDVLAEALEHPDAALVQKAAEASLALAPVSDCARVESILSLAPEPRAPEAHARLVEARRRLSRAQVLLDTGRYSQGQAEAEAALTGARALAYRPLEAEVLHVSGWLAYRLAAHDQAERHWTASVRAALAGRHDVLALRATTDLVVVLGYDLRDMKRGLEHAAQARALMERVGTDEDLAGRLENHLGLVSFGEGQLPQALEHFQRALALRERTLGADHLETGKVVSNLALVRTRQGRHRDALPLYERALAIQRRHLGPNHPLVANTLLFLGDVHRLLEGPEAALPFYVEALALREATLGDAHLATLRLHNDLGRLYEQLEDFARAQHHHGEALRGTARVFGEQHAEHAQSLQRLAALDARRGRLDAALEGYARVLALQEKLGVSTTGTREERASVLRRAGRAREALSELEQVLAHKEGEGGPRQPRLVSTLVELARARLASRQPELARLAAERALDIIQPLGWSAPREAEVRFVLAQALWTTREARPRAAALADEALAAFTAAGRVYRHQAREVSDWKRAHVQLQRGIPRE, encoded by the coding sequence ATGAACTGTCCCGACGAGAACACCCTGGTGGCGTACTGCGAGCGCGCGCTCGACCCGGCCCAGACCCGGGCCGTCGAGGCGCACGTGGAGGGGTGCTCGGCCTGCCTCGTGTTGGTGGGCGAAGCCGCCCGCGGCGGCGCGCGCGCCACGACGCAGCGGCAGTCCGCCGAGCCCCGCGTGGGAACGGGTGAGCCGCTCGTCCCCGAGCCCACGCCCTCCCGAGGCGCCCAGCTCGGACGCTACGTGGTCCTGGACCGCGTGGGCGCCGGAGGCATGGGCATGGTGCTCAGCGCGTATGATCCACACCTGGACCGACGCGTGGCCTTGAAGCTCGTCCGGCCCCTGCAGGGCGCAGGCGCCCTGGAGCTGGAGCAGCGCCTGCTGCGCGAGGCCCAGGCCGTGGCCCGGCTGTCCCATCCCCACGTCATCACCGTCTTCGACGTGGGCACCGTGGACGGCAAGCTCTTCATGGCCATGGAGTTCGTGGAGGGAGTCACGCTGCGCCAATGGCTCAAGGCCGCGCCCCGCTCCTGGCGCCAGGTGCTGGACCTCTTCCAGCAGGCGGGCCAGGGGCTCGCGGCCGCCCATGCCGCGCAGCTCGTCCATCGCGACTTCAAGCCCGACAACGTGCTCGTCGACTCCCGGGGACGCGCGCGCGTGACGGACTTCGGCCTGGCGCGGCTCCTCCTGGATGCGCCCGCGTCCACGCCCACGCCGTCCCCCGGCGAGGGCGCGCGCGAGCAGGACACCGTCCTCACCCGGACCGGCTCGCTGGTGGGCACGCCGGCCTACATGCCACCGGAGCAGTGGAACGGCGAGCCGCTGGATGCCCGGGGCGACCAGTTCAGCTTCTGCGTCGCCCTGTACGAAGCCCTCTTCCGCGTCCGCCCCTTCGCGCGAGGACACCCGCCCGACTTCCAGCGGCTGCAGGCACCTGCCCAGGACACCGACTGCCCCGCCTGGGTGCGCCGCGTCGTCCTGCGCGGGCTCAGCGTCGCCCCCTCCGAGCGACACCCCAGCATGGACGCGCTGCTGGAGGCGCTGCGCAAGGACCCCACGCGACGACGCACGCGGAGCTGGGCGCTGCTCGGCGCGCTCGCCGTGCTCACGCCGCTCGCGCTGTGGCCGCTGCTGCGACGTGAGCCCGCCCCGTGCGGCGGCGCCGCCGCGCGCATGGCCCCCACCTGGAGCGAGGCCCGGGAGTCGAAGGTGCGCGCGGCGCTGCTCGCCACCGGTACACCCCTGGCCTCCACCACCGCGGACGGCGTCGCGAGGAACCTGCACGACTACCGCCTCGGCTGGGAACGGGCCTACACGGAGACGTGCGAGGCCACCCGCGTGCGCCACGAGCAGCCCGACACCGTGCTCGCGCTGCGCATGGCGTGCCTCGAGACGCGGCGCCAGTCCCTCGACGTCCTGGCCGAGGCCCTGGAGCACCCGGACGCCGCCCTGGTGCAGAAGGCCGCCGAGGCCTCGCTGGCGCTCGCGCCGGTCTCCGACTGCGCGCGCGTGGAGTCCATCCTCTCGCTCGCGCCCGAGCCCCGCGCGCCCGAAGCCCATGCCCGCCTGGTCGAGGCGCGGCGCAGGCTGTCGCGAGCCCAGGTCCTCCTCGACACGGGGCGCTACTCGCAAGGCCAGGCGGAGGCGGAGGCGGCGCTGACCGGGGCGCGCGCGCTGGCCTACCGCCCGCTGGAGGCGGAGGTGCTGCACGTGAGCGGCTGGCTCGCGTACCGGCTCGCCGCGCATGACCAGGCGGAGCGCCACTGGACCGCTTCCGTGCGCGCCGCGCTGGCCGGGCGGCACGACGTCCTCGCGCTGCGAGCGACGACGGACCTCGTCGTCGTGCTCGGCTACGATTTGCGGGACATGAAGCGCGGCCTGGAGCACGCCGCGCAGGCCCGGGCGCTGATGGAGCGCGTGGGCACGGACGAGGACCTCGCCGGGAGGCTGGAGAACCACCTGGGCCTCGTCTCCTTCGGCGAGGGGCAGCTCCCCCAGGCGCTCGAGCACTTCCAGCGGGCCCTGGCCCTGCGCGAGCGCACACTGGGCGCCGACCACCTGGAGACCGGCAAGGTCGTCTCCAACCTCGCCCTCGTGCGCACCCGCCAGGGCCGACACCGCGACGCACTGCCGCTCTACGAGCGGGCGCTCGCCATCCAACGAAGGCACCTCGGTCCGAACCACCCGCTGGTCGCCAACACCCTGCTGTTCCTGGGGGACGTCCACCGGCTGCTGGAGGGCCCCGAGGCCGCGCTCCCCTTCTACGTGGAGGCGCTCGCGCTGCGCGAGGCCACGCTCGGCGACGCGCACCTGGCCACCCTCCGGCTCCACAACGACCTGGGCCGACTGTACGAACAGCTTGAGGACTTCGCGCGCGCCCAGCACCACCACGGGGAAGCGCTGCGCGGGACGGCCCGGGTGTTCGGTGAGCAACACGCGGAGCACGCGCAGTCCCTCCAGCGCCTGGCCGCGCTCGACGCCCGCCGGGGAAGGCTGGACGCGGCGCTCGAGGGCTACGCCCGGGTGCTGGCGCTCCAGGAGAAGCTCGGGGTCTCCACGACGGGCACGCGCGAGGAGCGCGCCTCGGTGCTGCGCCGGGCGGGACGCGCCCGCGAGGCGCTCTCCGAGCTGGAGCAGGTGCTCGCGCACAAGGAGGGCGAGGGAGGCCCGCGCCAGCCCCGGCTCGTCTCCACGCTGGTGGAGCTGGCGCGCGCCAGGCTGGCATCCCGACAGCCGGAGCTGGCGCGCCTCGCCGCCGAGCGCGCGCTCGACATCATCCAGCCCCTCGGCTGGAGCGCCCCGCGAGAGGCCGAGGTCCGCTTCGTCCTGGCCCAAGCGCTGTGGACCACCCGCGAGGCGCGCCCTCGGGCGGCGGCGCTGGCCGACGAGGCGCTCGCGGCCTTCACCGCAGCGGGGAGGGTCTACCGCCACCAGGCGCGGGAGGTCTCCGACTGGAAACGGGCCCACGTGCAACTCCAGCGCGGCATTCCAAGAGAATGA
- the uvrA gene encoding excinuclease ABC subunit UvrA codes for MSEPDVISLRGAKEHNLKNVSLDIPKKKLVVFTGVSGSGKSSLAFDTLYAEGQRRYVESLSAYARQFLGQMEKPKYDTIRGLSPTISIEQKAASNNPRSTVGTVTEVHDYLRVLYASIGVQHCPNCGRKVGKQSAQQIVDEILKMPSGSKLQVLAPLVTNRKGEHKDLLTEAQKRGFSRARIDGALKSLEERIELDKKSKHDIELVIDRLVLKADIKTRLTDSVETALREGKGTLIITNETGAASADRVMSELNACPSCGISFGDLTPASFSFNNPLGMCTDCNGLGTRPEMDPDLIVPDPSRSIRDGAIEPWANGMNRGEGWTADFVESLSKAFKIDLDVPYGKLSKRERDTLMNGAKGKSFTVEWGDNGKYKMEWEGLVERMMRNFKTTTSEARRTELQKYFSNKPCPTCKGERLRPESRAVKVHAHSIVELSRLTIADALAFLGALALSEHERKIATELLKEIRSRLSFLVDVGLGYLMLDRTASTLSGGESQRIRLASQMGSELTGVIYILDEPSIGLHQRDNGKLLTTLKRLRDLGNSVIVVEHDEETMEDADWLVDFGPGAGELGGQVVSQGTPKQVMADENSLTGGYLSGRLEIEIPEERRAPNPKHQLVIQGAKENNLRDVDAVIPLGIFTAVTGVSGAGKSTLINEILYPALAKHLYDSRESPGKHKAVLGFEHLDKVIDIDQRPIGRTPRSNPATYTKVFDAIREVFALTPEARAFGYGPGRFSFNIKGGRCESCEGDGVKLVEMHFLADVYVPCEVCNGKRFNEATLRVRYKGKNIAETLDMSVREAQEHFGAHKDIMRVLQTLGDVGLGYIRLGQPSPTLSGGEAQRIKLARELARVATGRTLYILDEPTTGLHFEDIRKLLSVLNRLVAAGNSVLVIEHNLDVIKSADWLIDMGPEGGAGGGQVLAVGTPESVAKVQASHTGRYLAHVLGKSRRARVGKRVAEARPAQPGATG; via the coding sequence ATGTCCGAGCCCGACGTCATCTCCCTCCGAGGCGCCAAGGAGCACAACCTCAAGAACGTCTCCCTGGACATCCCCAAGAAGAAGCTCGTCGTCTTCACGGGGGTCTCCGGCTCCGGCAAGAGCTCGCTCGCCTTCGACACGCTCTACGCGGAAGGCCAGCGCCGCTACGTCGAGAGCCTCTCCGCCTACGCCCGTCAGTTCCTCGGGCAGATGGAGAAGCCCAAGTACGACACCATCCGGGGCCTGTCGCCCACCATCTCCATCGAGCAGAAGGCGGCCAGCAACAACCCCCGCTCGACGGTGGGCACCGTCACCGAGGTGCACGACTACCTGCGCGTGCTCTACGCCTCCATCGGCGTGCAGCACTGCCCCAACTGCGGCCGCAAGGTCGGCAAGCAGAGCGCGCAGCAGATTGTCGACGAAATCCTGAAGATGCCCTCGGGCAGCAAGCTCCAGGTGCTGGCGCCACTGGTGACCAACCGCAAGGGCGAGCACAAAGACCTGCTCACCGAGGCGCAGAAGCGCGGCTTCTCCCGCGCGCGCATCGACGGGGCGCTCAAGAGCCTGGAGGAGCGCATCGAGCTGGACAAGAAGTCCAAGCACGACATCGAGCTGGTCATCGACCGGCTGGTGCTCAAGGCGGACATCAAGACGCGGCTGACGGACTCGGTGGAGACCGCGCTGCGCGAGGGCAAGGGCACGCTCATCATCACCAACGAGACGGGCGCGGCGAGCGCGGACCGGGTGATGAGCGAGCTCAACGCGTGCCCCTCCTGCGGCATCTCCTTCGGGGATTTGACGCCCGCGTCGTTCTCCTTCAACAACCCGCTGGGCATGTGCACGGACTGCAACGGCCTGGGCACCCGGCCGGAGATGGACCCGGACCTCATCGTGCCGGACCCGTCTCGCAGCATCCGCGACGGCGCCATCGAACCCTGGGCCAACGGGATGAACCGCGGCGAGGGCTGGACGGCGGACTTCGTGGAGAGCCTGTCCAAGGCGTTCAAGATTGATCTGGACGTGCCCTACGGGAAGCTGTCGAAGCGCGAGCGCGACACGCTGATGAACGGCGCCAAGGGCAAGAGCTTCACCGTCGAGTGGGGCGACAACGGCAAGTACAAGATGGAGTGGGAGGGGCTCGTCGAGCGCATGATGCGCAACTTCAAGACGACGACGTCCGAGGCCCGCCGCACCGAGCTGCAGAAGTACTTCAGCAACAAGCCCTGCCCCACCTGCAAGGGCGAGCGCCTGCGCCCCGAGAGCCGCGCGGTGAAGGTCCACGCGCACTCGATCGTCGAGCTGAGCCGGCTGACCATCGCGGACGCGCTCGCGTTCCTGGGCGCGCTGGCCCTGTCCGAGCACGAGCGGAAGATCGCCACCGAACTGCTGAAGGAGATTCGCAGCCGCCTGTCGTTCCTGGTCGACGTGGGCCTGGGCTATCTGATGCTGGACCGCACCGCGTCCACGCTGTCGGGCGGCGAGAGCCAGCGCATCCGGCTGGCGTCGCAGATGGGCAGCGAGCTGACGGGCGTCATCTACATCCTGGACGAGCCCTCCATCGGCCTGCACCAGCGTGACAACGGCAAGCTGCTCACCACGCTCAAGCGCCTGCGGGATTTGGGCAACTCCGTCATCGTCGTGGAGCACGACGAGGAGACGATGGAGGACGCGGACTGGCTGGTGGACTTCGGCCCGGGCGCGGGGGAGCTGGGCGGCCAGGTGGTGTCGCAGGGCACGCCCAAGCAGGTGATGGCGGACGAGAACAGCCTCACCGGCGGCTACCTCTCCGGACGGCTGGAGATTGAAATCCCCGAGGAGCGCCGCGCGCCCAATCCCAAGCATCAGCTGGTGATTCAAGGCGCGAAGGAGAACAACCTCCGGGACGTGGACGCGGTGATTCCGCTGGGCATCTTCACCGCCGTCACCGGCGTGTCCGGCGCGGGCAAGTCCACGCTCATCAACGAGATCCTCTACCCCGCCCTGGCCAAGCACCTGTACGACAGCCGCGAGTCGCCCGGGAAGCACAAGGCGGTGCTGGGCTTCGAGCACCTGGACAAGGTCATCGACATCGACCAGCGGCCCATCGGCCGCACGCCGCGCAGCAACCCCGCCACGTACACCAAGGTGTTCGACGCCATCCGCGAGGTGTTCGCGCTGACGCCGGAGGCCCGCGCGTTCGGCTACGGGCCGGGCCGCTTCAGCTTCAACATCAAGGGCGGCCGCTGCGAGTCATGCGAGGGCGACGGCGTCAAGCTGGTGGAGATGCACTTCCTGGCGGACGTGTACGTGCCCTGCGAGGTCTGCAACGGCAAGCGCTTCAACGAGGCGACGCTGCGCGTGCGCTACAAGGGCAAGAACATCGCGGAGACGCTCGACATGAGCGTGCGCGAGGCGCAGGAGCACTTCGGCGCGCACAAGGACATCATGCGCGTGCTGCAGACGCTGGGCGACGTGGGCCTGGGCTACATCCGCCTGGGACAGCCCTCCCCCACCCTGTCCGGCGGCGAGGCCCAGCGCATCAAGCTGGCGCGTGAATTGGCGCGCGTGGCCACGGGCCGCACGCTCTACATCCTGGACGAGCCCACCACGGGCCTGCACTTCGAGGACATCCGCAAGCTGTTGTCCGTGCTCAACCGGCTGGTGGCCGCCGGCAACAGCGTGCTCGTCATCGAGCACAACCTGGATGTCATCAAGAGCGCGGACTGGCTCATCGACATGGGCCCCGAGGGCGGCGCCGGCGGAGGCCAGGTGCTGGCCGTGGGCACTCCGGAGAGCGTGGCCAAGGTGCAGGCCAGCCACACCGGCCGCTACCTGGCGCACGTGCTGGGCAAGTCCCGGCGCGCCCGGGTGGGCAA
- a CDS encoding DMT family transporter, producing the protein MSSRWVLPVRYRGTPLLVFASVLFAVMALCTRLLAGRLSPGQVASGRFAIGLLFLALFFPLMRRRPRFGRVHLWALRGIFGGAAVYLYFVALDRMSVGPAVLLNACWPIYAAIIGWLFLGERVTGALLAGLVLTTVGAGLVMWSTVAQDVSLTLGLGAWAGMASAVLGGAAVVVIRALRHETDAATVFLSFCLFGLLFSLPFALADWRPLGWDVVLPLLGVGVSSVVAQMAFTYALGYVTAVAGGVATQSTPVFSWVLAAVLLDEAVSPLAVTGALVCMVGVLWGTGVLERLRTPQSKPAP; encoded by the coding sequence ATGTCCTCCCGCTGGGTCCTCCCCGTGCGCTACCGCGGCACGCCACTGCTCGTCTTCGCGAGCGTGCTGTTCGCGGTGATGGCGCTGTGCACCCGTCTGCTGGCCGGTCGCCTGTCCCCGGGCCAGGTGGCGTCCGGGCGCTTCGCCATCGGCCTGCTGTTCCTCGCGCTGTTCTTCCCGCTGATGCGGCGCAGGCCCCGCTTCGGCCGGGTCCATCTGTGGGCCCTGCGCGGCATCTTCGGCGGCGCGGCCGTCTACCTCTACTTCGTGGCGCTGGACCGGATGTCGGTGGGGCCCGCGGTGCTGCTCAACGCGTGCTGGCCCATCTACGCGGCCATCATCGGCTGGCTGTTCCTGGGCGAGCGCGTGACGGGGGCGCTGCTCGCGGGGCTGGTGCTCACCACGGTGGGCGCGGGGCTCGTCATGTGGAGCACGGTGGCCCAGGACGTGTCGCTGACCTTGGGGCTGGGCGCGTGGGCGGGCATGGCGTCGGCGGTGCTGGGCGGCGCGGCCGTGGTGGTGATACGCGCGCTGCGGCACGAGACGGACGCGGCCACCGTGTTCCTCTCCTTCTGTCTGTTCGGCCTGCTCTTCAGCCTGCCCTTCGCGCTCGCCGATTGGAGGCCGCTCGGCTGGGATGTCGTGCTTCCGCTGTTGGGCGTGGGGGTTTCCTCCGTGGTGGCGCAGATGGCCTTCACGTATGCCCTGGGCTACGTCACCGCGGTGGCCGGCGGGGTCGCCACCCAGTCGACGCCGGTCTTCTCGTGGGTGCTGGCGGCGGTGCTGTTGGATGAGGCCGTCTCGCCCCTGGCCGTGACGGGCGCCCTGGTGTGCATGGTGGGCGTCCTTTGGGGAACGGGCGTGCTGGAGCGCCTGCGCACCCCGCAGTCGAAGCCCGCGCCCTGA